Proteins encoded together in one Entomobacter blattae window:
- the murJ gene encoding murein biosynthesis integral membrane protein MurJ: protein MLKGFFSVSSWIMLSRLLGLVRDQLLAAFLGVGPLQDAFQVAFRLPNMFRRLFGEGAFNAAFVPLFSTILKKEGKESAHLFARQSLTMLLLCLGIFCCLGEIFMPGVIQIIAPGFGSDNGRFGYAVQLSRITFPYLVLICAAALVSGVLNSLHYFSIAAAAYVSFNVVGIFALVSLSPYVGGVAMAAAWGVTFSGVIQLGILLFAVQRAAMPLWPTLPVLNEKLKTLFRKMMPGLIGSGITQLNLTVDTIIATLLPTGSVSYMYFADRINQLPLGVLGAAAGTTLLPLLTQELAQNNTKQALQTQNTAMLYAMGLTLPACTGLIFLAFPIMAVLFQHGAFSVNAALLASHSLQAYALGLPAFVMIKVLSPAFFARGDTATPVKVGMATLALNLILNLLFMRPLAHVGPPLASSLAAWGNSFILAGILLRKNHLTPDKPFLRKLGLMAAASLAMGIVLFILSYETATLFKTGHSLLRATLLGGMIAIGALLYGIILQWAGVIKIQTFYKKVVNKVKKR, encoded by the coding sequence ATGCTCAAAGGCTTTTTTTCCGTCAGCAGCTGGATTATGCTTAGCAGGCTACTTGGGCTTGTTCGTGATCAACTTCTGGCAGCCTTCTTAGGGGTGGGGCCCTTGCAGGATGCCTTCCAGGTCGCTTTTCGCTTGCCTAATATGTTCCGCAGGCTTTTTGGAGAGGGCGCCTTTAACGCTGCCTTTGTGCCTTTATTCTCGACCATCCTCAAAAAGGAGGGAAAAGAAAGTGCTCATCTCTTTGCACGGCAATCCTTAACCATGCTGCTCCTTTGCCTAGGCATATTCTGCTGCCTGGGCGAAATTTTTATGCCAGGGGTTATCCAGATCATCGCCCCAGGATTTGGAAGCGATAACGGCCGGTTTGGCTATGCCGTACAACTCAGCCGCATAACATTTCCCTACCTTGTTCTCATCTGTGCCGCAGCGCTGGTCTCTGGCGTGTTAAACAGCCTGCACTATTTCAGCATCGCGGCAGCAGCCTATGTTTCCTTCAATGTGGTGGGCATATTCGCCCTTGTCTCTCTCTCGCCCTATGTCGGCGGAGTAGCTATGGCCGCAGCCTGGGGGGTGACGTTTTCTGGTGTTATCCAGCTGGGCATTCTTCTCTTTGCTGTTCAACGAGCCGCCATGCCCTTATGGCCAACACTCCCAGTTCTGAATGAAAAGCTGAAAACGCTGTTTCGTAAAATGATGCCAGGCCTTATTGGCAGCGGCATTACCCAGCTTAACCTTACAGTCGATACCATTATTGCCACCCTTTTGCCCACAGGCAGTGTGTCCTATATGTATTTTGCCGATCGGATTAACCAACTCCCTTTAGGAGTATTGGGAGCAGCAGCGGGCACAACCTTATTGCCCCTCTTAACGCAGGAACTGGCCCAAAATAACACCAAACAGGCCTTACAGACCCAGAATACGGCCATGCTCTATGCCATGGGCCTGACATTACCCGCCTGCACAGGGCTAATCTTTCTGGCCTTCCCCATCATGGCCGTTCTTTTCCAGCATGGGGCTTTCAGCGTCAATGCTGCCTTGCTAGCCTCGCATTCCTTACAGGCTTATGCCCTAGGCCTCCCTGCTTTCGTCATGATTAAAGTACTTTCTCCGGCATTTTTTGCCCGGGGAGATACCGCAACCCCTGTTAAGGTAGGAATGGCCACATTGGCCCTTAACCTTATCCTCAACCTTTTATTCATGCGCCCTCTGGCCCATGTTGGCCCCCCTTTGGCCAGCAGCCTTGCCGCCTGGGGCAATAGCTTTATCCTGGCAGGTATTCTGCTCAGGAAAAACCATCTCACACCCGATAAACCCTTTCTTCGCAAGCTCGGGCTCATGGCAGCTGCCAGCTTGGCCATGGGAATTGTGCTCTTCATTCTTTCTTACGAAACAGCCACCCTCTTTAAAACCGGCCACTCCCTTTTACGGGCTACCCTTTTAGGCGGCATGATCGCTATAGGAGCCCTCCTATATGGTATTATCTTACAATGGGCAGGAGTTATCAAAATTCAAACCTTTTATAAAAAAGTCGTTAATAAGGTTAAAAAGAGGTGA
- a CDS encoding glutathione peroxidase produces MQTKTAYDFSLPSLDGSSLTLGDYKNHPLLLVNTASKCGFTPQYEGLQAVWSRYKKQGLIVIGIPSNEFGHQEPADNKEIAAFCHKNYGVSFPMAAKSPIKGNGRIPLFQWLAEQGGLLSLPRWNFYKYIINRQGQLATWFTSLTPPVSKRCVMALEKTIYDF; encoded by the coding sequence ATGCAAACCAAAACAGCCTATGATTTTTCTCTTCCCTCACTAGATGGCAGCTCCCTGACTCTGGGTGATTATAAAAATCATCCTCTTTTGCTGGTCAATACGGCCTCTAAATGTGGCTTTACCCCCCAATATGAAGGGCTACAAGCTGTATGGAGCCGCTATAAAAAACAAGGCCTGATTGTTATTGGAATTCCATCAAACGAATTTGGCCATCAAGAACCCGCTGATAATAAAGAGATTGCAGCCTTCTGCCATAAAAATTACGGGGTAAGCTTTCCCATGGCTGCCAAATCTCCTATCAAGGGGAATGGGCGCATCCCCCTTTTTCAATGGCTGGCAGAACAAGGGGGCCTACTTTCTCTTCCACGGTGGAATTTCTATAAATACATCATCAACCGCCAAGGCCAGCTTGCCACTTGGTTTACAAGCCTCACCCCGCCAGTTTCAAAAAGATGCGTTATGGCCCTGGAAAAAACCATCTACGATTTTTAG
- a CDS encoding NAD(P)H-dependent glycerol-3-phosphate dehydrogenase translates to MAPHSSTFGTVAVIGAGSWGVSLALQALRAGNRVQLWSRTPPPFMKAANNNSVKVERRMPRLPEFILPEAITVTSDFAEVQEAELYLLTMPLQALRSILPHLPHEKPYVICCKGIENPSMDLPSKIVSSIHPKALAAVLSGPNFAREIAQGLPAASVIAHHNSAFAAQIAYTLSSEFFRLYTSTDPNGVQLCGAAKNVFAIAAGILDGAKLGDNARAAMISRAINELKALTIAMEGRVETLYGLAGIGDLVLTCTGPSSRNYSLGIALGQGITPQDYLAQHTTVAEGAYTAPALQLMALQYGVDMPITQTICAVLNGGISVEDSIKALFARPLKAE, encoded by the coding sequence ATGGCCCCTCATTCTTCCACCTTTGGTACTGTTGCCGTCATTGGTGCCGGCTCATGGGGAGTCTCCCTAGCCCTTCAGGCCTTGCGGGCAGGCAATAGAGTCCAGCTCTGGTCACGCACTCCGCCCCCCTTCATGAAGGCCGCCAACAATAATAGCGTTAAAGTCGAGCGACGTATGCCACGCTTGCCCGAATTTATCCTTCCAGAAGCCATAACTGTCACCAGCGATTTTGCTGAGGTTCAAGAAGCAGAGCTTTACCTTCTCACTATGCCCTTACAGGCTTTACGCAGTATCCTCCCCCATCTCCCACACGAGAAACCCTATGTTATCTGCTGTAAGGGAATAGAAAATCCCTCTATGGATCTTCCTTCCAAAATTGTCAGTAGCATTCACCCTAAAGCCCTTGCTGCCGTGCTTTCTGGCCCTAACTTTGCCCGCGAAATCGCCCAAGGCTTACCAGCCGCCAGCGTTATTGCCCACCACAATAGTGCTTTTGCCGCCCAAATCGCCTATACGCTGTCTTCTGAGTTTTTTCGTCTCTACACCAGTACAGATCCCAACGGCGTGCAACTTTGCGGGGCGGCCAAAAATGTGTTTGCCATTGCTGCAGGCATCCTGGATGGAGCCAAGCTGGGCGATAACGCACGGGCTGCCATGATTAGCCGCGCTATTAATGAGCTTAAAGCCCTCACCATCGCCATGGAAGGGCGTGTAGAGACCCTCTATGGCCTGGCTGGGATTGGCGACCTGGTATTAACCTGTACAGGGCCATCATCTCGCAATTATTCCTTAGGCATTGCCCTTGGCCAAGGAATTACCCCCCAAGATTACCTCGCCCAGCATACAACTGTTGCCGAAGGGGCCTATACTGCCCCAGCCCTCCAACTTATGGCTTTGCAATATGGTGTAGATATGCCTATTACCCAAACCATTTGTGCAGTGCTCAACGGGGGTATTAGCGTTGAGGATAGTATTAAAGCCCTTTTTGCTCGTCCCCTAAAGGCAGAATAG
- the tsaD gene encoding tRNA (adenosine(37)-N6)-threonylcarbamoyltransferase complex transferase subunit TsaD — MAVAPIILAIETSCDETACAIVDSAGSILAEQVFSQMEHAPFGGVIPEIAARNHLSLLPSMLEQTLAASALKVESLTAIAASTGPGLIGGLIVGSTLGKGLAMAWQKPFIAINHIEAHALTPRLPLPHTLRHTPRVDFPYLLFLASGGHCQCIAVKGIGDYRKLGGTVDDAAGEAFDKVAKMLGLGWPGGAALEALAKEGNPKAYPLPHPMVGRAGCDFSFSGLKTSVSHLLMPYGHDPLPRQMAADIAASFQYAVTHTIEDRLTHALALFPQATALVTAGGVAANMAIRATLADLAARHNKAFMAPPLRLCTDNAVMVAWCAQEIWQAAQKKGIKLADRDGMAARPRPRWPLEELRQRFSA, encoded by the coding sequence ATGGCTGTAGCCCCTATTATTCTGGCCATTGAAACATCCTGCGATGAGACAGCCTGCGCTATTGTGGATTCTGCTGGATCCATCCTGGCAGAACAGGTCTTTTCCCAAATGGAGCATGCCCCCTTTGGAGGGGTTATTCCAGAAATAGCAGCTCGTAATCATCTCTCCCTTTTGCCGAGCATGTTAGAACAGACCCTTGCGGCATCAGCCCTTAAGGTAGAATCGCTCACTGCTATTGCTGCCAGCACGGGCCCTGGGTTAATCGGTGGCCTCATTGTCGGCAGCACCCTGGGCAAGGGCCTGGCCATGGCATGGCAAAAACCCTTTATCGCCATTAATCATATAGAAGCCCACGCTCTTACCCCGCGCCTGCCTTTGCCCCATACCCTCAGGCATACCCCCAGGGTTGATTTTCCTTACTTGCTGTTTCTGGCATCTGGTGGGCATTGCCAGTGCATTGCCGTGAAAGGAATAGGGGACTATCGAAAACTGGGCGGCACGGTTGACGATGCCGCAGGTGAGGCTTTCGATAAAGTTGCCAAAATGCTGGGATTAGGTTGGCCAGGTGGTGCAGCTCTTGAAGCCTTGGCCAAAGAGGGAAACCCCAAAGCCTATCCTCTCCCCCACCCCATGGTGGGACGAGCTGGGTGTGATTTTTCCTTTTCAGGTTTAAAAACCAGTGTAAGCCATCTTCTCATGCCATATGGTCATGACCCCCTCCCCCGCCAAATGGCTGCTGATATTGCAGCCTCTTTCCAATATGCCGTAACCCACACCATTGAGGACAGACTAACCCATGCCCTAGCCTTGTTCCCCCAGGCCACCGCCCTAGTTACCGCTGGTGGGGTGGCTGCGAACATGGCCATACGCGCCACACTGGCAGATCTGGCAGCACGCCACAACAAGGCCTTTATGGCCCCCCCGTTACGGTTGTGCACAGACAATGCCGTCATGGTTGCATGGTGTGCCCAGGAGATATGGCAAGCAGCCCAAAAAAAAGGCATAAAGCTAGCCGATCGGGATGGAATGGCCGCTCGCCCCCGCCCCCGATGGCCGCTAGAAGAACTCCGCCAGCGTTTTTCAGCCTAG
- the hemC gene encoding hydroxymethylbilane synthase has product MSSSPMSAKKISSQDRFPESEALQKVAAAAMERQLRKEREVVQGHNKKILPLKVGTRASPLALVQTRNFLTILTRFCPVLRNMGAFEEHQIKTTGDTVLNRRLAEIGGKGLFAKEIHEALLRGEVDFAVHSLKDLETELPDGLVLACTMKREDVRDALILGPDLYNMDFENPFAALPQGAVVGSSSVRRQAQLLHARPDLKFTLIRGNVQTRLDKLAGRECQASLLAMAGLKRLGLESRADFPLDPTLMVPAAGQGIVGITVRADDIELRELLAAIEDYESRAVMTAERALLAELDGSCRTPIGGYAQLMPLVSGGEPHLHLTGLVAREDGSFLLKRSISGAIEDAEKMGRQLGASLRADSPADIFTE; this is encoded by the coding sequence ATGTCCTCATCACCAATGTCTGCAAAAAAAATCTCTTCACAGGATCGTTTTCCTGAAAGCGAAGCGCTTCAAAAGGTGGCCGCTGCCGCTATGGAACGCCAGCTTAGGAAAGAGCGAGAGGTTGTTCAAGGCCATAATAAGAAGATTTTACCCTTAAAGGTAGGCACGCGTGCCTCGCCTTTAGCGTTGGTGCAGACCCGTAATTTTTTAACGATTCTTACACGATTTTGCCCGGTTTTACGCAATATGGGGGCTTTTGAAGAGCACCAGATTAAAACCACAGGCGATACTGTGCTTAACCGCCGTTTGGCAGAAATTGGGGGAAAAGGGCTTTTTGCTAAGGAGATTCACGAAGCGTTGCTGCGTGGAGAGGTGGATTTTGCCGTCCATAGCCTTAAGGATTTAGAAACTGAGTTGCCCGATGGGTTAGTGCTCGCTTGCACCATGAAGCGTGAAGATGTCAGGGATGCTCTTATTCTGGGGCCAGACCTGTATAATATGGATTTTGAAAACCCTTTTGCCGCTCTCCCGCAGGGGGCTGTGGTGGGTTCGTCTTCTGTTCGGCGGCAAGCCCAGCTTCTTCATGCCCGCCCGGATCTAAAATTCACCCTGATCAGGGGGAATGTGCAAACCAGGCTCGATAAGTTGGCCGGGCGAGAATGCCAGGCCTCGCTATTGGCGATGGCCGGGTTGAAACGGCTTGGGCTGGAAAGTCGGGCAGATTTTCCACTTGATCCCACTCTTATGGTCCCTGCGGCAGGCCAGGGCATTGTTGGCATTACCGTCAGGGCCGATGATATTGAGCTGAGGGAGCTTCTGGCAGCGATTGAAGATTACGAATCCCGTGCGGTGATGACAGCAGAACGGGCTTTATTGGCCGAATTGGATGGGTCATGCCGCACTCCAATTGGGGGATATGCCCAGTTAATGCCGCTGGTTTCTGGTGGGGAGCCACATCTCCACCTGACTGGCCTTGTGGCCCGCGAGGATGGCAGCTTCCTTCTCAAACGTTCCATCAGTGGGGCTATTGAGGATGCAGAAAAAATGGGCCGACAGCTCGGGGCCAGTTTGCGGGCAGATAGCCCTGCGGATATTTTTACAGAATAA